In Myxocyprinus asiaticus isolate MX2 ecotype Aquarium Trade chromosome 8, UBuf_Myxa_2, whole genome shotgun sequence, a single genomic region encodes these proteins:
- the LOC127445349 gene encoding uncharacterized protein LOC127445349 produces MDVVQPEAENGPVSSSSTGDVDEEETHTAMLWSIQEAVQRQTLQIGVSACGATAVVDVLQALGIEVTPEMVNRCVRTSLRRNEALLPDYLHSRSKAGATHLQLIDGADEASGGLVVGRFFSLYPQRRVKLVPWLAYWILRGAVPVATMNMQRAVPAGEEIPDAWHHQLIFGVAPSAVFMTNPLDVVVEEEVHERLCSESVLLIRREDVLKRLTPDVQLSQISDQNPDPRWTALHVEAKVRQIISEEDLNDEGHPKTTHLMIPAAYSSGVTFFALRDSNVGRELLNAPELSLQ; encoded by the exons ATGGACGTGGTCCAGCCTGAAGCCGAGAATGGACCTGTTTCCAGTAGTTCTACCGGAGATGTTGATGAGGAGGAGACCCACACCGCCATGCTGTGGTCCATCCAGGAAGCCGTTCAGAGGCAGACACTGCAGATCGGGGTCTCGGCCTGCGGGGCGACTGCAGTGGTTGATGTTCTGCAGGCGCTGGGCATCGAAGTAACACCAGAGATGGTAAACCGTTGTGTGCGGACAAGTCTTAGGAGGAACGAAGCGCTGCTGCCAGATTATCTCCACTCGCGCAGCAAAGCTG GTGCGACACACCTGCAGCTGATAGACGGGGCAGATGAGGCCAGCGGGGGTCTTGTGGTCGGTCGATTCTTCAGTCTCTATCCACAGCGGCGGGTGAAGCTGGTGCCGTGGTTGGCATACTGGATTCTGCGCGGAGCTGTTCCTGTCGCCACCATGAACATGCAGCGTGCGGTTCCTGCAGGAGAGGAGATTCCTGATGCCTGGCATCACCAGCTGATCTTCGGTGTGGCACCCAGTGCTGTGTTCATGACCAATCCTCTGGATGTGG TGGTCGAAGAGGAAGTTCATGAGCGTTTGTGCAGTGAATCTGTGCTGCTCATTCGCCGTGAGGACGTTCTGAAGAGACTCACACCAGATGTTCAACTGTCACAGATCTCAGACCAAAATCCAGACCCGCGCTGGACAGCATTGCATGTCGAGG cTAAGGTCAGACAGATAATCAGTGAAGAAGACCTCAATGATGAAGGCCACCCAAAGACGACGCATCTGATGATTCCAGCGGCGTACAGCTCCGGCGTTACATTCTTCGCTCTCAGAGACTCTAATGTCGGTCGAGAGCTCCTTAACGCACCAGAACTTTCTCTTCAGTGA